One window of Candidatus Hydrogenedentota bacterium genomic DNA carries:
- a CDS encoding (2Fe-2S) ferredoxin domain-containing protein, whose protein sequence is MKQRDLRQPVVIFVCTRDRGKKDDCCARFGGEKVLAQLKKRIKERKLQDVVRVYPSGCIDKCSKGPNVLVFPGNVWACKVDGHDDVDALLDDALERADADGKKGK, encoded by the coding sequence ATGAAACAACGCGATCTGCGCCAGCCGGTAGTCATTTTTGTATGCACCCGTGATCGGGGGAAGAAGGATGACTGCTGTGCGCGCTTTGGCGGGGAGAAGGTGCTGGCGCAATTAAAGAAACGGATCAAGGAGCGAAAGCTTCAGGATGTGGTCCGGGTTTACCCTTCGGGCTGCATTGACAAGTGTTCGAAGGGGCCGAATGTGCTGGTGTTTCCGGGGAATGTGTGGGCCTGCAAAGTAGATGGGCACGACGATGTTGATGCCCTGCTGGACGATGCGCTGGAACGTGCGGATGCGGACGGGAAAAAGGGCAAGTAG